Genomic DNA from Takifugu rubripes unplaced genomic scaffold, fTakRub1.2, whole genome shotgun sequence:
GGATGCACACCTTTAAAATCCAGTTTTATATTCAGGAAGCTCCAGAACATTCCGAGTCTCTTCCATTGGAGCAGCAGGCAGGTGAGCTTGGATCCATCAGAAGAAGGTGTTGGTCTCCTGAACTCTGGTCAGAGTGAGAGGTCTGGGCGCCCTCTACCATCCCTTCATTATTTACCCAGGCTGTGACGTCAGAACCCTTTTAAGCAGCAGGTTTGGGGCTGGTCTGTAGAAGCCATCACACAGCGGAACCGTCCAGCATGCAGGTCCAGATCCCGGACGACTCGGACTTTGTCTCGTTCAGAGACCAGTGTCTGGGGACGGAGGGCTGGGTCAGCCACTACAGCAAGAGGGGGGCCACAGTGTGGTGtcgtgaggagggggaggagaaccGCGGTGTCCAGAAATCAAGGTGAGCACCAGGAGGGTCTCCGGTGGACTCCAGCCTGATCGGGTCACCTCAGGCCCTGGGGAGGACTCAGGTTCCCGTAGCCTAGGTCTTTGTCTCCAACCTGTGCAAAGTCTTAGAAGCTTTAAACCATCAGGGCTGAGTGTCGGTCAACCAGGTAAGGTCAGAGCGTGAaggagctaatgctaatgctaatatcaACGCTCAGAGGGAACATCCAGTTAGGATGAGTTGTACAAAGGTGATCGTTCTatgatgtgtgcgtgtgaagaCCTCCAGAATATAATTCTTTCAAGTGAAGCACCTTGATCTACGGCCACCAGAGACCTTCTGGGACCTTCACAGCCGTCACAGGACCAGAACACCCAGCAGCTGGGACGGGTCCGAGCAGGAGCTCACGTCTCGTCTGAGCTCTTGTGGATCTTCATGAACCTGAACCGTTGGAGTTCTCAGTTCCGTTCTTTGTTCTCATCCTCAACGTTTAAAAACACTGTTTCACCTGCTTCTCAAGCTTCTCCTGATGACGTGTGAGCTGTCAGATGATCCAGGAGCAGCTTTACTGGAACATTTCAGCTGACAAagacctgaagcagcagctgctgaatgaTTGATGCTGCCGCTCCTGCTGATTGAGTTACATGCAGTGGAAAACacgcctgaggtctgtcagaggacgcgtcctggtggggacgtctgacgtctgtcagaggacgcgtcctggtgaggacgcctgaggtctgtcagaggacgcgtcctggtgaggacgtctgacgtctgtcagaggacgcgtcctgctggggacgcctgaggtctgtcagaggacgcgtcctggtgaggacgtctgaggtctgtcagaggacgcgtcctggtgaggacgtctgaggtctgtcagaggacgcgtcctggtgaggacgtctgacgtctgtcagaggacgcgtcctgctggggacgtctgacgtctgtcagaggacgcgtcctgctggggacgcctgaggtctgtcagaggacgcgtcctgctggggacgcctgaggtctgtcagaggacgcgtcctggtgaggacgtctgaggtctgtcagaggacgcgtcctggtgaggacgtctgaggtctgtcagaggacgcgtcctggtggggacgcctgaggtctgtcagaggacgcgtcctggtgaggacgcctgaggtctgtcagaggacgcgtcctggtgaggacgtctgacgtctgtcagaggacgcgtcctggtgaggacgtctgacgtctgtcagaggacgcgtcctgctggggacgtctgacgtctgtcagaggacgcgtcctgctggggacgcctgaggtctgtcagaggacgcgtcctggtgaggacgtctgaggtctgtcagaggacgcgtcctggtgaggacgtctgaggtctgtcagaggacgcgtcctggtggggacgcctgaggtctgtcagaggacgcgtcctggtggggacgcctgacgtctgtcagaggacgcgtcctggtgaggacgcctgaggtctgtcagaggacgcgtcctggtgaggacgtctgacgtctgtcagaggacgcgtcctgatgaggacgtctgaggtctgtcagaggacgcgtcctgctggggacgtctgaggtctgtcagaggacgcgtcctgatgaggacgtctgtcagaggacgcgtcctgctggggacgcctgaggtctgtcagaggacgcgtcctgcggggacgtctgacgtctgtcagaggacgcgtcctggtgaggacgcctgacgtctgtcagaggacgcgtcctgctggggacgtctgacgtctgtcagaggacgcgtcctgctggggacgcctgacgtctgtcagaggacgcgtcctgctggggacgtctgtcagaggacgcgtcctgctggggacgcctgtcagaggacgcgtcctgatgaggacgtctgaggtctgtcagaggacgcgtcctgctggggacgtctgaggtctgtcagaggacgcgtcctgatgaggacgtctgtcagaggacgcgtcctgctggggacgcctgaggtctgtcagaggacgcgtcctgctggggacgtctgacgtctgtcagaggacgcgtcctggtgaggacgcctgacgtctgtcagaggacgcgtcctgctggggacgtctgacgtctgtcagaggacgcgtcctgctggggacgcctgacgtctgtcagaggacgcgtcctgctggggacgcctgtcagaggacgcgtcctgctggggacgtctgacgtctgtcagaggacgcgtcctgctgaggacgcctgaggtctgtcagaggatgCGTCCTGGTGTggacgcctgaggtctgtcagaggacgcgtcctggtgaggacgtctgacgtctgtcagaggacgcgtcctgctggggacgtctgacgtctgtcagaggacgcgtcctgctgaggacgcctgtcagaggacgcgtcctgctgaggacgcctgtcagaggacgcgtcctgctgaggacgcctgtcagaggacgcgtcctgctgaggacgtctgacgtctgtcagaggacgcgtcctgctggggacgcctgacatctgtcagaggacgcgtcctgctggggacgcctgacgtctgtcagaggacgcgtcctggtgaggacgtctgaggtctgtcagaggacgcgtcctggtgaggacgcctgaggtcagtcagaggacgcgtcctggtgaggacgcctgaggtctgtcagaggacgcgtcctgctggggacgtctgacgtctgtcagaggacgcgtcctgctgaggacgcctgtcagaggacgcgtcctgctggggacgtctgacgtctgtcagaggacgcgtcctgctggggacgtctgtcagaggacgcgtcctgctggggacgtctgacgtctgtcaaaggacgcgtcctgctggggacgtctgacgtctgtcagaggacgcgtcctgctggggacgtctgtcagaggacgcgtcctgctggggacgtctgacgtctgtcaaaggacgcgtcctgctggggacgcctgaggtctgtcagaggacgcgtcctggtgaggacgcctgaggtctgtcagaggacgcgtcctgctgaggacgtctgaggtctgtcagaggacgcgtcctgctggggacgtctgtcagaggacgcgtcctgctctGAGGACGTGAGACCCGAAGGGATCCAGTCAGTCTCTCCGAGAGGGCGGAGTCAACCACATTAGCTGGGGCAGAGGCGGGACTACACCTGGGATAATAAGCCCCGCCCAGCTCTGTTCCTCTGAAACGTGATCATTATGTCTTTCTGTCTCAGATGAGGATTGTTTGTAAGGACGTGGACGCTGAGACGTTGTACGACGTCCTCCATGACACCAGCTATCGCAGCAAGTGGGACACCAACATGATCGACACGTACGACATCGCCAAGCTGACCGCCAACGCCGACGTGGGCTATTACTCCTGTCAGTGAAGCTAACTCACGTAGCATCATGCTAGCACTGTGCTGCTCCGCTTCAGGCTGTGTTCTGTGTGCAGGGAGATGTCCAGTCCCCCTGAAGAACAGAGACTTTGTGACCATGAGGTCTTGGCTTCCTCTTGGGAACGACTACCTGATCATTAACTACTCCGTCAAACACCCGGTGAGCAAAGTCTGAGAGGAGCAACATCTGAGCTGCTCCACAAAGATCAGACAAACGACCCCTGGTCGTCGGGTAGGTCATAACGCTGCAGCCATTcgtctccatagcaacaccCTCCCAAAAAGGGCTACATCCGGGCGGTGTCCCTGCTGACCGGATACCTGATCCAGCCCACTGGagccacctgctccaccctgtACTACCTGACCCAGGTGGACCCCAGAGGTGAGGTCATGGAGCCCACGGTAGCATGGCTCTAGCTaaccatgaccccccccccccccccccatgtgtccACAGGGTCCTTACCTAAGTGGGCGGTGAACAGAGTCTCCCAGTTCGTAGCACCAAAGGTAAAGTTCTCCTCTCCTGTCGATGAACCTttcctggtcatgtgacctccgtCTGTCTCCACCCCCTCAGGCCATGAGGAAGATCTACAAAGCAGCTCTGAAGTATCCAGAGTGGAAGATGAGACACGGCCCAAACCTGAAGCCCTGGAGGTTCCCGGAGCAGAACGTGCTGCCGAGCATCAGCGTGTCcgagctgaggcagcagcgggTGGATTCTCTGGAGAACATCGACGAGAGCGGCGTGAGCGAGGAGAAGGTTCCTCACAGCGATGACGAGGAGACATAAACTCAGCAggacgtcctcctgcctgctgacgtgtgtgtgtgtgtgtgtgtgtgtgagagagagagagagagcgacacACATGAAGTGAACCTGAACGCATCATTCTCAGCATTACCTACTGGCTTGGTGGCACCAGGTGTGTTCGGTGGCATCAGGTGTGTTCGGTGGCACCAGGTGTGTTCGGTGGCACCAGGTGTGTTCGGTGGCACCAGGTGTGTTCGGTGGCACCAGGTGTGTTCGGTGGCATCAGGTGTGTTTGGGTGAACTCAGATCAGTTTGGTTCCTTTTACTGATCAATAACCATTAACAACACTCCACATTTAAAGGTTCGTATTTTTCCAGCCCATTTAAACATCAAAATGTAACAGAATGTTTATATCTGtgatgttagcatgctaacctgCTAGCGCTGCTAGTCCTGTAATACCGCAGATCCTCTCTAGAGGTGATACCCTCATATTACAACAGCTCAGTTTCCATATTTCAACAATTATTTTACTTTGAAAGAAATCACGAAGTTCTAAACTCGCTTAGAGATTTTCATCACCactaacaaaaacaacaacaagtcttGGAAAGAGTTTAGAGAGTTAAGTCCTGAACTCTGTCTGATCTCAGATGCCTTGTTTTGTTAATTATGTCATAACGATTTTAAAGATCCTGGTTTAAATTGGTTTTTAGACAAAAAAGAGtgttttttaatctttgttTCTTTCTGAGCGAGCTTATCCTTCGTCTGAGTACCGCTGCTGGCCGCACGGGGGCGCTGTTGGCCAACAGTTTGAATACTTTGGACATTTCTTCGTGAGGCCTTCACGGACTTCACGACTAGTGGGATTTGCACCCTTTTCTGGACGAAGGTTTCGTTTCCcgtgtgtggctgcaggacaGGATGTGAAGAAGAAGCTCCAAACATCTCTGCCAGAGGAAACGTCTGCTTCCTGGAAAAGCAGCTGGTCTCCTGCTCCTGACCAGGCGCGATTGTCtcaggcacttcctgtttcctgcctgcaCAGTTCTGATTGTTGTTTTGTTCTTGAGGAGGAAACTGCCCCTCATGAGAGAAGTCCTTCTCAGTCCTGTTCTTCCAGAGAGCGTTAAAGAGACAGTCGCTCATGTTGCCTCCTCGTATCCCTTTGATCACGAATAAAATCATATAACCTCTGGATTCTACTTTTCCTTCTTTGACTGAACTTGTATTTGTTTTGGATCCGCAGTACAGGTTGGGCTTTCAGAGTTACACTTTGGAGATGAATATGACCCACAAGAGTCACATGGAGCCTTTTGTACATCTTTCCCTGTAAATCAGTAgaagatcaatcaatcaatcaatcaatcaatcaatcaatcaatcaatcatacAAATCTCCAACATACATAATCCAAGTCAAGTATTTTATTGATaaaatataatgctcctaattgTTTAGTATAAACTTATGTTGGGATATTTCTATCCTCTATTTTATCTTCTTTTACTTTAAGTAAAGAGAAACGGAAGCGAATCGtgtatgcttttattttgaaatcggCCGCCGGATCTCGCAGTTGTCTCCGTCATGTCCAGCAGGAAATCTTTTCCGAGCAGAGCGAAGTTTCTtctcccagagctcccagagtGACTGAGAGCGGTGGGTTCTCCAGCAGGACCGGGACGAGGAGCTGGACCGGGCCAGAACCGGAACCATCCGGACCAGGAAACAGTGGGACTtagaggtgagtgtgtgtgtgtgtgcgtgtgtgtgtgtctgtgtgtgtgtctgtgtgtctgtgtgtgtgtctgtgtgtgtgtgtgcgcgcgcgccgcGCGTGCGTTGGATTTGATTTCAGGCACCACATATTCATGACTGTGACCCCTGTGATGTCATTTCTCATGAAAGGGTAAAAGTTTAGAGTAAAGTCAGAGTTCACAGAAGTGAAACACCTGTGGGAGAGGAGACtccagtaatctgattacagaggaggcttcagtaatctgattacagaggaggcttcagtaatctgattacagaggaggcttcagtaatctgattacagaggaggcttcagtaatctgattagaggagactccagtaatctgattacagaggaggcttcagtaatctgattacagaggaggcttcagtaatcagattagaggaggcttcagtaatatgattagaggaggcttcagtaatcagattagaggaggcttcagtaatatgattagaggaggcttcagtaatcagattagatgaggcttcagtaatctgattagaggaggcttcagtaatctgattagaggaggcttcagtaatctgattagaggaggcttcagtaatcagactacataggaggcttcagtaatcagattagaggaggcttcagtaatcagactacataggaggcttcagtaatcagactacataggaggcttcagtaatcagattagaggaggcttcagtaatcagattagaggaggcttcagtaatcagactacataggaggcttcagtaatcagactacataggaggcttcagtaatcagattagaggaggcttcagtaatcagattacagtGAGGAAAGACACTCAGTTGCATCATGGGTGAGCTGACAGTGTTTAACAGCAGGGCGTCGCTCCAAAtgcaacttcctgtcaggaggaaACGCAACTTCCTGCTTAAACTTCTCCAGGAAACTTTGAACAGTCTGAGTTCAGGGGAAGCCTCCAGTATGggccggtccagaaccacagcagcacctgctgaggccggtccagaaccacagcacctgctgaggctggtccagaaccacagcagcacctgttgaggctggtccagaaccacagcacctgctgaggccggtccagaaccacagcacctgctgaggctggtccagaaccacagcacctgctgaggctggtccagaaccacagcagcacctgttgaggctggtccagaaccacagcacctgctgaggctggtccagaaccacagcacctgttgaggctggtccagaaccacagcagcacctgttgaggctggtccagaaccacagcagcacctgctgaggccggtccagaaccacagcacctgctgaggccggtccagaaccacagcagcacctgctgaggccggtccagaaccacagcacctgctgaggccggtccagaaccacagcacctgctgaggccggtccagaaccacagcacctgttgaggctggtccagaaccacagcagcatctgttGAGGCCGGTCCAGAACccacagcacctgctgaggctggtccagaaccacagcagcatctgttgaggctggtccagaaccacagcacctgctgaggctggtCCGGTGCAGGCCCGGTTCCCGGGGAGTCGCCTCCCGCCTCCACTCTGAGCTCAGGGAGGTAACGAGCTCCTCGTTCATCCGGCCCGTGAAGCTCGTTAGCAGGACGGACAGAAGAGTCGGAGGTCACAGGATGCTGAACCTGGCCTGATTACGCAGCTTCCTGTCGTTTTATTTCTCGTATCCATCATGTAATCACTCATTTCTTTTATTAATTTTGGATGAGTGGAACGTGCTGGATTACAGGAGCAATAGggagaatataaataaataaatataaataaagagtcttactgctgctctcctcctcctgggttcttcTCCTGGTCCTGATTATGTAGTACACACTCCAATGCCTGATTCCAGGTAACAGGAAGTTGTCTCCTGTATCAAACGGCTACGCACGATGGCGTCCGGTTCACCTTCCCGCCCCCCCAGTACCTGACCGTGTCGTGGCTGCTCCCAGTCAGCGTGAATGTGGTTCCCCTCTCAGCTGGGAGACAACGGGCTCTCTGTTGACCAGATGACAGAACCGCTGTTCTTCTCCTGCCTCCATCACCCACCACGCTGCTCCCAGTGCCGCTAAGACTGAAGGGCTCACTCTTCCACCCACTTCTGGCCTAGCCTAGCATGCCAACTGGAATCACAGGAAAAGagttagcctagcctagcatACATTGTCTGTGTAAGACAAATTGTCACTTTTGTCAGTTATCTGAGTGCCTTTTTTTAGCTACCAGGCTAACCGGCTAATCTTGGCCTGTCTCATCATTCATTGGAGTGAGCTGTGTGGCTGCAGTGCTAAGGTTTGCTAAGGTTTGCTAAGGTTTGCTAAGGTTTGCTAAGGTTTGCTAAGGCGCTGTAGGGACGGCAGCTACTCTCTTGTTGACTGATTCTTGTCTCCGCAGATGGGCGGTGATGTTCTGTCCCAGCTGTCGGTCAGTGATGGACCGTGATGAATGTGAGGGAGCCACAGTAGCGTCCCGGCCCCACGCTGGTTGTCATGGCTTTGCTGGATGGAAACACACCAGTTGAGACACTTCTAGTAGGAATCCATCTGGAGAGGTCAGAGGCTGTATAAAATGGAAATAACAGAATTGCTAACGTGCTAAACTTTACATAAACGTGTGTAATCCCTTTTTACCCTACAACTGTCTGTCAGGTGTCAACAGTTTCTTCTAGCTTTAAAAAGCAGGACAGCACGCGTCGCCATTAAACTTTACAGATTCCAGAAGGTCTGAATCCACCTAAGAACCACTTCCTGGTCTGAACTGCATTCCAGTCGTAGAGGGTTAACGATGCTTTACTGTATTCTTGCGatgggcaaaggcaggtccACTCCTGGATAAGTCCCCAGTTCCTTGTTGGCCCTCGATGAGCCTTAGTTCCGTGACCAAGGGTGCCGTGGCAGCGCTCTGGCACCTGCCCCTACTGTCAGACAACCCTCCATGTTGTCTgtactggggcttgaactgagaaccctccacttcacaGTCCCCATCTTCACAGGTCCCACGAACTTCATGAGGCAATTACAGCTGATTccaagcagagctgctggagctctccCTCACCAAGGGGATAGATCACATTGCTCTTTTCTCAGGCCTCTACAGACATTCGGTCTCTCCCAGTATTCCTGTTCTACCCCTCAAATATGAACCATCCAGAACTCTCAGGTCTACTGACTCTTCCCGAGGTTAGAAAGGTTTAGGGTGAAGCTGCGTTGAGGTTCTGTGGAGCAGCTATCAGGAAGAACCTGCTACCCTCCGTAGTCCTCAAAcctcttctgtttgtctctgaGGAAGCTTTTGTTCCTTGCTGAACTGAACTGATTTAGAAGCTTTGATTCTCTAATctggctgtttttattcatgCGTTTAACTACCCTAACCCAAGAATTGCTGCTAGATGAATTTTAGAAATAAACCGTCTTTACTACTGCTCTTGTTAACGAGGTTCCAAGATCTGGAATTGACACGTTCCTCAACACAGCAAAAAAAGTTCCTGAGTCCAAATAGTCCTGATTTGGTCACGTTTAGTTTCTGTTCAGGTAAAATGGAGAGAGATCGCTGATGCTCTTCACCACAAAGATAATAAAATCCACAATCTCTCCTCAGGTATCTGGACACCTTCCAACAAAGCGGTCTCCTATTGGCTAGAGATCTAACACATCTGGACCATGACGTCTTGGTTAGCCTGGGTGTAACCGCAACTGGACACAGGAAGCGAATTCTGCGATTGGTCAGTCATGTTGCAGGGACCGAAGGTCAAGCAGCCGCTCCGAGCCAGTGTGATCTGACCCGTAACCGTTGTCATTCAGTGACAGAGTGGCGTGGCAGTGTTGGCCCGGGTCCGCCTCAGGTCGAGGTCTTCAGGAACAGCTCCACTCCGAATCTTGCAGTCATGCTGACAAACTTTGATGGTGACAAACCAATTGAAAAACCAGTTCCCAAACCCAGAACAGTGTTTAATCGCCGCAGGACAGTACCCGTCCGCTTCTCCCCAGACCTGGACACGATGCCTCAACCCCCCCGGAGGCTCTCCCAGGACTACCTCTGCTGTCAAGAGTCAGAAGGTTTGAGCTCAATGAACAGTCCCTCCTCTGATAACAGCTctgagcccagcaggagccaggcagcagggaggagaccCAACCGGAGTCTGTCTTTATCTGCTCCAGGACAGGTTTTACCTCCTGTCCCCCCAAGGATGAACTGTGGGGTCCGTCCTAGTGTGTACAAGggatcctcttcatcttcttccccaGCAACGATGGAACAGAATGTCACATGTTCTGTGGCTTCCTCTCCTGGGAACAGGTTATCTGGGTTCACTCCATCCGGTTCACCAAGTGCAAGCAGGATGGAGATGGTCTCCAATGAGATCTACTGGGGAACGTTGCCCGGTTCCCTTGGCTCTACTGGAGCTGGAATGTACAGTAGTGCTCAAACAGCTCCTCCAACCCCACCCAGACAAACAGCTGGCCCTCAGAGGAAGAGGTAGGTACCTGGGAGGGCTGTCCTGGGTCAGCATACAGTTCTCAGGTGGAGACGGAAGCTGCAGGGTAACCTCATCAGAACCAGGATAGAGGAAACATGAAAGGGTCAAACATTTGGATGAAAGGAAGCATCAAAGTGCTTGTTTAAGTTAGCAGTGAATACGCTACTTGAATTAGCCAGATTAGCAATGCGGTATTAGCATTTAGTGCTAACCCTGTTATGAAGATGGAATAAATGCTACAACTGTCAGTTGTGACACTCACGTCGGTTCCTCAGCTTCTTGTTACCTGTAATACTGGATCCACGTGTGCCAACGTGGCAGCAGAGAATCCGCCTCATGTCCGGTTCTGGAACTGTTCCCTTCAGTTCTGTGAGCAGTATGTATGAACGGTGGTAGAACCTCTACAGAAGCTGATGGGGTCTATTTGGCGTGTGATTTCAGAGGCAGCACCCTCAGCAACAAGTCTACCGGATCAGCCAGAGGTGAGTTTCTGTGGACCTGACCCACCTGTACAGCAGGCAGGTGAATCAAACATCTCATCCACGTCATGGTTGAGCCACATTGAAGACAACACTCACCATTAGGTCTGGTCAGGCTGAGGATTTAGAAAGACCTCCTCCTAAGAGTAGCCAAAACTCTCTGAGCTCCACCTGGACTTCCCTGTAAAATCCGATGAGCAGGATCCAGGGGATGAGAGGTCTTCTGGCCCTGTTTTCCCTATTCTTGGTCAGAACTAACGCTTCATTTGATCTTTTCTAAAACCTAAAAAACCTGTTTAACTGAGCAGAGACAGACCCTCCTCGAACTCTCGGAGCTTCTAGCCGAGCACGTCAGGAAGACTTGATCCAAACAAACGGTCTGAAATTGAGTCGGTGCTCAGACTCGATTTCCTTGGTGCTCATGTGCGTTTGACGTTGGGGTAAAACTTCCTGTTCCACAGCATCATC
This window encodes:
- the LOC115248425 gene encoding START domain-containing protein 10-like isoform X1; translation: MICSCSVGVPDSADLEMRIVCKDVDAETLYDVLHDTSYRSKWDTNMIDTYDIAKLTANADVGYYSWRCPVPLKNRDFVTMRSWLPLGNDYLIINYSVKHPQHPPKKGYIRAVSLLTGYLIQPTGATCSTLYYLTQVDPRGSLPKWAVNRVSQFVAPKAMRKIYKAALKYPEWKMRHGPNLKPWRFPEQNVLPSISVSELRQQRVDSLENIDESGVSEEKVPHSDDEET
- the LOC115248425 gene encoding START domain-containing protein 10-like isoform X2: MRIVCKDVDAETLYDVLHDTSYRSKWDTNMIDTYDIAKLTANADVGYYSWRCPVPLKNRDFVTMRSWLPLGNDYLIINYSVKHPQHPPKKGYIRAVSLLTGYLIQPTGATCSTLYYLTQVDPRGSLPKWAVNRVSQFVAPKAMRKIYKAALKYPEWKMRHGPNLKPWRFPEQNVLPSISVSELRQQRVDSLENIDESGVSEEKVPHSDDEET
- the LOC115248423 gene encoding arf-GAP with Rho-GAP domain, ANK repeat and PH domain-containing protein 3-like: MALLDGNTPVETLLVGIHLERYLDTFQQSGLLLARDLTHLDHDVLVSLGVTATGHRKRILRLVSHVAGTEGQAAAPSQCDLTRNRCHSVTEWRGSVGPGPPQVEVFRNSSTPNLAVMLTNFDGDKPIEKPVPKPRTVFNRRRTVPVRFSPDLDTMPQPPRRLSQDYLCCQESEGLSSMNSPSSDNSSEPSRSQAAGRRPNRSLSLSAPGQVLPPVPPRMNCGVRPSVYKGSSSSSSPATMEQNVTCSVASSPGNRLSGFTPSGSPSASRMEMVSNEIYWGTLPGSLGSTGAGMYSSAQTAPPTPPRQTAGPQRKRGSTLSNKSTGSARASSGDPEQDISPYWETDFQSSWNPSTESEATGLEDRETWNTPGEDHGHQKSSWTRRLSQPPHSGDSQGYSTVGGTTAPTSWMSLPPRSLPSEPEEDGTISPYASYTSMTEKAPPIICSWLDKLSPQGNYVFQKRYVKFDGKNLMYFGSEKDVYPKGVIPLAAIQMARPAKDNKLEVVTHPRIFVFRTRK